The following are encoded together in the Primulina tabacum isolate GXHZ01 chromosome 18, ASM2559414v2, whole genome shotgun sequence genome:
- the LOC142533665 gene encoding ABC transporter G family member 8 yields the protein MDKESPPRPYKTYTITASSISYMKSTTTIATLFIFKPCCPTPPTYILREISLTAYPSQILAIVGPSGAGKSTLLDILAARTAPTSGALLLNSAPLNPSSFRKLSAYVPQHDACLPLLTVAETFAFSASLLNPKTSDISGIVSTLLDELRLKHLAETRMACGLSGGERRRVSIGLSLLHDPAVLLLDEPTSGLDSGSALNVMKTLRSIADSSHRTVVLSIHQPSFKILSTIDKILLLAKGTVVHNGTLSSLQDFLLCNGFSVPPQLNPLEYAMEILNLLHKPEAISPATASPENSSPSQSKIAKTKEKIRYRSSSFHEIVTLYIRFWKIIYRTKQLLVTNTLQALGVGLVLGTIYINIGFGKSGIEKRFGLFAFTLTFLLSSTTETLPIFIDERPILLRETSSGVYRLSSYLMANTLVFFPYLLGIAFLYSVSLYFLVGLCATWQAFAYFVLVIWVILLMANSFVLFLSSVAPNFIAGTSLVTVLLAGFFLFSGYFISKDNIPKFWLFMHYLSMYKYALDAFLINEYSCMVSRCFIWSDETKTTCMVNGGNVLEKKGLRELQRWTNVYILLAFFVLYRLLWLIVLRRRVSRFKK from the coding sequence ATGGATAAAGAATCACCGCCGCGGCCTTACAAAACGTACACGATCACAGCCTCATCCATCTCCTATATGAAATCCACTACCACAATCGCCACCCTCTTCATCTTCAAACCTTGCTGTCCAACTCCACCAACTTACATCTTACGAGAAATCTCACTTACCGCATATCCATCTCAAATCCTCGCAATCGTCGGCCCGAGTGGCGCTGGGAAATCAACTCTACTCGACATTTTGGCTGCTCGAACCGCACCGACGAGTGGCGCCCTGCTCCTCAACTCTGCCCCCCTCAACCCGTCGTCCTTCCGCAAGCTATCCGCTTATGTCCCCCAGCATGATGCATGCCTTCCTTTACTCACCGTGGCTGAAACATTTGCCTTTTCTGCGAGTTTGCTGAACCCTAAAACCTCTGATATATCAGGGATTGTGTCCACCCTTCTTGATGAGCTCCGCCTCAAACATTTAGCGGAGACTAGGATGGCGTGTGGGCTCTCCGGCGGGGAACGCCGTCGCGTTTCTATAGGGCTAAGCCTCCTCCACGACCCGGCGGTGCTGCTTCTTGATGAACCCACTTCAGGGCTCGACAGTGGCTCAGCTTTGAATGTAATGAAGACGCTCAGATCAATCGCAGACTCGAGCCATCGCACGGTTGTTCTGTCTATTCATCAGCCGAGTTTCAAGATTCTTTCCACCATAGATAAGATTCTACTCCTGGCGAAAGGAACGGTTGTGCACAACGGTACACTTTCTTCCCTTCAAGATTTCTTGCTTTGCAATGGCTTCTCAGTTCCTCCACAGCTTAATCCGCTCGAATATGCCATGGAAATACTGAATCTACTCCATAAACCCGAAGCCATTTCACCGGCAACAGCATCACCTGAAAATTCTTCCCCTTCTCAATCAAAAATTgctaaaacaaaagaaaaaataagGTACAGAAGCTCGAGTTTCCACGAAATAGTCACATTATACATCAGGTTCTGGAAAATAATATACAGAACAAAGCAGTTACTCGTAACAAACACTTTACAGGCTTTGGGGGTTGGCTTAGTGTTGGGCACAATCTACATAAACATTGGATTTGGTAAATCAGGGATTGAGAAAAGATTTGGCCTTTTCGCTTTCACTCTAACATTCCTCCTCTCCTCCACAACCGAAACCCTGCCAATCTTCATCGACGAAAGACCAATCCTTCTGAGAGAAACCTCGAGTGGAGTTTACAGGTTGTCTTCCTATCTCATGGCGAATACTCTAGTTTTCTTCCCCTACTTACTGGGGATCGCATTTCTTTACTCGGTTTCACTCTATTTCTTAGTGGGTCTCTGCGCAACATGGCAAGCGTTTGCATACTTTGTTCTCGTCATCTGGGTCATACTTCTAATGGCGAACTCATTCGTCCTATTCTTAAGCTCCGTAGCTCCAAATTTCATTGCTGGAACTTCATTAGTGACAGTACTTCTCGCCGGATTCTTCCTGTTCTCCGGCTACTTCATTTCCAAAGACAACATACCCAAGTTCTGGCTCTTCATGCACTACTTGTCCATGTACAAATACGCTCTGGATGCATTTTTGATTAATGAGTATTCCTGCATGGTTTCAAGGTGTTTCATATGGTCCGATGAGACGAAGACGACGTGCATGGTGAATGGGGGTAATGTGTTGGAGAAGAAAGGGCTCCGTGAATTGCAGAGGTGGACGAATGTTTACATTTTACTTGCGTTCTTCGTGCTTTATCGTCTGCTTTGGTTGATTGTTTTGAGAAGAAGGGTTTCAAGATTCAAGAAATGA